A window of Cryptomeria japonica chromosome 3, Sugi_1.0, whole genome shotgun sequence contains these coding sequences:
- the LOC131052988 gene encoding cell number regulator 5 isoform X1, with the protein MGLSKDYRWSSQISDITRDPASAAWGAFCPCLLFARNVHSITDGDVSFVRACLFHLLLGGCWGTAASFVCGPIGYWFTCVPCYAAQYRRRLRQKQGLPEMPYSDFTTHFLCHPFAVCQEHREINLKQSQSVPGPGGSTIDRGPDETVTHVEAVQKMER; encoded by the exons ATGGGTTTGTCAAAGGACTACAGATGGTCTTCTCAAATAAGTGATATTACAAGGGATCCAGCTTCTGCTGCCTGGGGTGCCTTCTGTCCCTGCCTTTTGTTTGCCCGCAATGTACACAGCATTACAGACGGCGATGTCTCATTTGTCAG AGCATGCCTATTCCATCTTCTCTTGGGAGGTTGCTGGGGAACAGCTGCTTCTTTTGTGTGTGGACCAATTGGGTATTGGTTTACATGTGTACCCTGCTATGCTGCTCAATATAGACGCCGGCTGAGACAAAAACAGGGCCTGCCTGAGATGCCTTATTCTGATTTTACAACACACTTTCTTTGCCACCCATTTGCAGTATGTCAA GAACACAGAGAAATAAACTTAAAACAATCTCAGTCTGTCCCTGGACCTGGTGGAAGCACAATAGACAGGGGTCCAGATGAAACTGTGACCCATGTGGAAGCTGTTCAGAAAATGGAAAGATAA
- the LOC131052988 gene encoding cell number regulator 5 isoform X2, with protein MGLSKDYRWSSQISDITRDPASAAWGAFCPCLLFARNVHSITDGDVSFVRACLFHLLLGGCWGTAASFVCGPIGYWFTCVPCYAAQYRRRLRQKQGLPEMPYSDFTTHFLCHPFAEHREINLKQSQSVPGPGGSTIDRGPDETVTHVEAVQKMER; from the exons ATGGGTTTGTCAAAGGACTACAGATGGTCTTCTCAAATAAGTGATATTACAAGGGATCCAGCTTCTGCTGCCTGGGGTGCCTTCTGTCCCTGCCTTTTGTTTGCCCGCAATGTACACAGCATTACAGACGGCGATGTCTCATTTGTCAG AGCATGCCTATTCCATCTTCTCTTGGGAGGTTGCTGGGGAACAGCTGCTTCTTTTGTGTGTGGACCAATTGGGTATTGGTTTACATGTGTACCCTGCTATGCTGCTCAATATAGACGCCGGCTGAGACAAAAACAGGGCCTGCCTGAGATGCCTTATTCTGATTTTACAACACACTTTCTTTGCCACCCATTTGCA GAACACAGAGAAATAAACTTAAAACAATCTCAGTCTGTCCCTGGACCTGGTGGAAGCACAATAGACAGGGGTCCAGATGAAACTGTGACCCATGTGGAAGCTGTTCAGAAAATGGAAAGATAA
- the LOC131052988 gene encoding cell number regulator 5 isoform X3 yields MYTALQTAMSHLSGMGLTVNSNSSWVGFRACLFHLLLGGCWGTAASFVCGPIGYWFTCVPCYAAQYRRRLRQKQGLPEMPYSDFTTHFLCHPFAVCQEHREINLKQSQSVPGPGGSTIDRGPDETVTHVEAVQKMER; encoded by the exons ATGTACACAGCATTACAGACGGCGATGTCTCATTTGTCAG GCATGGGACTAACTGTAAACTCAAATTCTTCTTGGGTTGGATTCAGAGCATGCCTATTCCATCTTCTCTTGGGAGGTTGCTGGGGAACAGCTGCTTCTTTTGTGTGTGGACCAATTGGGTATTGGTTTACATGTGTACCCTGCTATGCTGCTCAATATAGACGCCGGCTGAGACAAAAACAGGGCCTGCCTGAGATGCCTTATTCTGATTTTACAACACACTTTCTTTGCCACCCATTTGCAGTATGTCAA GAACACAGAGAAATAAACTTAAAACAATCTCAGTCTGTCCCTGGACCTGGTGGAAGCACAATAGACAGGGGTCCAGATGAAACTGTGACCCATGTGGAAGCTGTTCAGAAAATGGAAAGATAA